One window of Elaeis guineensis isolate ETL-2024a chromosome 11, EG11, whole genome shotgun sequence genomic DNA carries:
- the LOC105054417 gene encoding WEB family protein At1g75720 encodes MHRSLSLQRFGLSSMETEESVSVVGRAEIDTSKPFQSVKEAVMLFGERVLAGEVYANRLNEIRAAASRKMHGASQLGSIMAELEESKQNLEQAREESIKMANCLAYLREELEQTKMELKQLKARESEKKVMDLETEDLKFVENATEMEIEEPRMNEGLEFQKKRYVTFANPPSLAQVINTEDQVLERLVSVEKETVPMKKKKNPLIPLIRAIFTKKKSYEKGSSPKARSP; translated from the exons ATGCATCGATCGTTGTCATTACAGAGGTTTGGGTTGTCAAGCATGGAGACCGAAGAGAGTGTTTCTGTCGTGGGGAGAGCCGAGATTGACACCAGCAAACCGTTTCAGTCCGTGAAGGAGGCTGTCATGCTCTTTGGAGAAAGGGTCTTAGCCGGCGAGGTCTACGCAAACCGGCTTAATGAG ATTCGAGCTGCAGCAAGCAGGAAAATGCATGGAGCCTCACAACTAGGATCTATAATGGCAGAGCTTGAAGAATCAAAGCAAAACCTCGAGCAGGCACGCGAAGAAAGCATAAAGATGGCGAACTGCCTCGCCTACCTTAGAGAAGAACTTGAGCAGACTAAGATGGAGCTCAAGCAATTGAAAGCTAGAGAATCTGAGAAAAAAGTCATGGATTTGGAGACTGAGGACCTAAAGTTTGTTGAGAATGCAACAGAGATGGAAATTGAGGAACCAAGGATGAACGAAGGATTAGAGTTCCAAAAGAAGAGGTATGTTACGTTCGCCAACCCTCCATCCCTGGCCCAAGTCATAAACACAGAGGACCAAGTGTTGGAAAGGCTAGTTTCTGTGGAGAAGGAAACGGTgccaatgaagaagaaaaagaacccATTGATCCCATTGATAAGAGCAATTTTCACTAAGAAGAAGAGTTATGAAAAGGGCTCATCACCTAAAGCTCGAAGTCCATAA